A genome region from Rhodanobacter thiooxydans includes the following:
- a CDS encoding SRPBCC family protein, which translates to MTTNTLRLHRVLRAPPERIYRAFLDADAIAKWLPPNGFTCKVHELDARVGGQHRMTFTNFSSGHGHSFGGTYRELVPGERIRYSDRFDNPGLPGEMTTTVTLLAVSCGTDVQVVQEGVPEVIPVEQCYLGWQESLLLLGQLVEADIPD; encoded by the coding sequence GTGACCACCAACACGCTTCGCCTGCACCGCGTGCTGCGCGCCCCGCCCGAGCGCATCTACCGCGCCTTCCTCGACGCCGACGCGATCGCCAAGTGGCTGCCGCCGAACGGCTTCACCTGCAAGGTGCACGAGCTCGACGCACGGGTCGGCGGCCAGCACCGGATGACCTTCACCAACTTTTCCAGCGGCCACGGACACAGCTTCGGCGGCACCTACCGCGAGCTGGTGCCGGGCGAACGCATTCGCTACAGCGACCGCTTCGACAACCCCGGCCTGCCCGGCGAGATGACCACCACCGTCACCCTGCTCGCGGTGTCCTGCGGCACCGACGTGCAAGTGGTGCAGGAAGGCGTGCCGGAGGTCATCCCGGTGGAGCAGTGCTACCTGGGCTGGCAGGAATCGCTGCTGCTGTTGGGCCAGCTGGTGGAAGCGGACATTCCGGACTGA
- a CDS encoding metallophosphoesterase, translating into MRLHILSDLHLSTHGMPPPEVAADVTILAGDIRRPAAEAMQWAASLGRPVLYVPGNHEFYGGAMPQVRQTLARSAREHGIGLLDQGTREIDGVRFVGATLWTDFALFGAGNKELAMAASASFMRDFAVIRNADGSVFTPADAAALFAEQYAWLAVVLAQPFAGPTVVVTHHAPTPRSVHPRFAESPVSAAFVSDCSALMGRATLWVHGHTHDSFDYTVNGTRVVCNPRGYSSNGVNENPHFDPCLCIEVEAGA; encoded by the coding sequence ATGCGCCTGCACATCCTGTCCGACCTGCACCTGAGCACGCACGGCATGCCGCCGCCCGAGGTGGCGGCTGACGTGACGATCCTCGCCGGCGACATCCGGCGCCCGGCGGCGGAGGCGATGCAGTGGGCCGCCAGCCTGGGGCGCCCGGTGCTGTACGTGCCCGGCAACCACGAGTTCTACGGCGGCGCGATGCCGCAAGTGCGCCAGACGCTGGCGCGGAGCGCGCGCGAGCACGGTATCGGGCTGCTCGACCAGGGCACGCGGGAGATTGACGGCGTGCGCTTCGTGGGTGCGACGCTGTGGACGGATTTCGCGCTGTTCGGCGCCGGCAACAAGGAACTTGCCATGGCGGCATCGGCCAGCTTCATGCGCGACTTCGCCGTCATCCGCAACGCCGACGGCAGCGTATTCACCCCCGCCGACGCCGCCGCGCTGTTCGCCGAACAGTACGCATGGCTTGCGGTCGTGCTGGCGCAACCGTTCGCCGGGCCGACCGTGGTCGTCACCCACCATGCGCCGACGCCGCGCAGCGTGCATCCGCGCTTTGCCGAGTCGCCGGTCAGCGCCGCCTTCGTGTCCGACTGCAGCGCGCTGATGGGCCGTGCCACACTGTGGGTCCACGGCCACACCCACGACAGTTTCGACTACACGGTGAACGGCACCCGGGTGGTCTGCAATCCGCGCGGCTACAGCTCCAACGGGGTGAACGAAAACCCGCATTTCGACCCGTGCCTGTGCATCGAGGTAGAGGCTGGCGCGTAA
- a CDS encoding helix-turn-helix domain-containing protein has translation MKKLSKEILERDAKRDIGLEVLQAIREIKAGEGRRFTVQVTKATEARLKLGLSQADFAAMLGVSTRTLQDWEQGRREPSGAAKALLKVAVAAPKTVRKVLAAA, from the coding sequence ATGAAAAAGCTGAGCAAGGAAATTCTCGAACGGGATGCCAAGCGCGATATCGGCCTGGAAGTCCTGCAGGCCATCCGCGAAATCAAGGCGGGCGAAGGGCGGCGCTTTACCGTACAGGTAACGAAAGCTACGGAGGCCCGCCTCAAACTCGGACTGTCCCAAGCCGACTTCGCCGCGATGCTGGGCGTTTCCACACGCACGTTGCAGGACTGGGAGCAGGGCAGGCGCGAACCGAGCGGCGCGGCCAAGGCTCTGTTGAAAGTGGCAGTAGCAGCGCCGAAGACGGTGCGGAAGGTGTTGGCGGCAGCTTGA
- a CDS encoding GntR family transcriptional regulator, with amino-acid sequence MELRQAITYGSIYSAGVGGASITPSCLQWRHPLYFFRHLRWRKIRPQWGILQAARMVFPDVPRSMTAAVHIRVDRSARITLAEQIRRNILAAISSGALAPGARLSSWIALAAQLGVARGTVKSAYERLADEQVVVSSR; translated from the coding sequence ATGGAATTGCGTCAGGCGATCACGTACGGCAGTATTTATTCGGCGGGTGTTGGTGGCGCTTCGATAACTCCATCATGCCTTCAATGGCGGCACCCGCTCTACTTTTTTCGCCACCTCCGCTGGCGAAAAATTCGGCCGCAATGGGGAATTTTGCAAGCGGCTCGAATGGTATTTCCCGATGTACCACGAAGTATGACCGCCGCGGTGCACATCAGGGTCGATCGGTCCGCCAGGATCACGCTGGCGGAGCAGATCCGCCGCAACATCCTCGCCGCGATCAGCAGCGGCGCGCTCGCGCCGGGCGCAAGGCTTTCCTCGTGGATCGCCCTGGCCGCCCAACTCGGAGTGGCCAGGGGCACGGTCAAATCCGCCTACGAGCGATTGGCCGACGAACAAGTCGTCGTCTCGTCGCGTTAG
- a CDS encoding XAC0095 family protein, translating into MSTTDLDDLGTTGYFLPEDSQLRLKKLREYVEFLGNLARPRIADEAKEWYAEIRPGEVAICMELLEEQLAQVLDELSWPAERGKRAAACEADAEAEAEAEAEAEAEAEACTETAEPEVAEPARDEAGNGFLFGVTLDQIDEINLLLASLRALGNVVTCTDHAELSDATLSIMGDAIVRDVEKLREISGDVNAQALKPPHGTKPGVREERATYLALPQTGSGSLPRSIGSVAVDEPGGCRRGVGSWPRPWRGSRRGPARVVA; encoded by the coding sequence ATGTCGACGACCGATTTGGACGATCTGGGCACGACCGGCTATTTCCTGCCGGAGGACAGCCAACTGCGGCTGAAAAAGCTCCGCGAGTATGTGGAGTTTCTGGGCAACCTGGCGCGACCGCGCATCGCGGACGAGGCAAAGGAGTGGTACGCGGAGATCCGCCCGGGCGAAGTGGCGATCTGCATGGAACTGCTGGAGGAGCAGCTCGCCCAGGTGCTGGACGAACTCTCCTGGCCGGCCGAGCGTGGCAAAAGGGCGGCAGCATGCGAGGCCGATGCGGAAGCGGAAGCGGAAGCGGAAGCGGAAGCGGAAGCGGAAGCGGAGGCTTGCACGGAAACCGCAGAGCCGGAGGTCGCCGAGCCGGCGAGGGATGAGGCCGGCAACGGCTTCCTCTTCGGCGTCACCCTGGATCAGATCGACGAGATCAACCTGCTGCTCGCAAGCCTTCGGGCCCTTGGCAACGTGGTGACCTGCACCGATCACGCCGAGTTGTCCGACGCCACGCTGTCGATCATGGGCGACGCTATCGTCCGCGACGTGGAGAAGCTGCGTGAGATCAGCGGCGACGTGAATGCGCAGGCGCTGAAGCCGCCGCACGGTACGAAACCCGGTGTGCGCGAGGAGCGGGCCACCTACCTCGCGCTCCCCCAAACGGGGTCAGGTTCACTTCCGCGGTCTATTGGGAGCGTGGCGGTCGATGAGCCGGGCGGATGCCGGCGAGGCGTTGGGTCTTGGCCTCGACCATGGCGCGGAAGCCGCCGTGGCCCAGCGCGCGTTGTTGCTTGA
- a CDS encoding DUF1428 domain-containing protein, which yields MSYVDGFVIAVPDANREQFIAHARHFDAMFLEFGATRVVECWGDDVPDGKLTDFRRAVQATPGESVVFSWIEWPDKASRDAGMEQVMKDPRMPGASDMPFDGKRMIFGGFAPVVSLPA from the coding sequence ATGTCCTATGTCGATGGTTTCGTGATCGCCGTACCCGACGCCAACCGCGAGCAATTCATCGCGCACGCCCGCCATTTCGACGCCATGTTCCTGGAGTTCGGCGCCACCCGGGTGGTGGAGTGCTGGGGCGACGACGTGCCCGACGGCAAGCTCACCGACTTCCGCCGCGCCGTGCAGGCCACGCCGGGTGAATCGGTGGTGTTCTCCTGGATCGAATGGCCCGACAAGGCCAGCCGCGACGCCGGCATGGAGCAGGTCATGAAGGACCCGCGCATGCCGGGCGCCAGCGACATGCCGTTCGACGGCAAGCGCATGATCTTCGGCGGCTTTGCGCCGGTAGTCAGCCTGCCCGCCTAG
- a CDS encoding PLP-dependent aminotransferase family protein gives MLTGPAIFQMGIPGRDGFPTSLLARLRAQAARAKVAARAVYPDPRGEIELRREIAAHLALARGVECRPSQIFITADFAGALGTTLRVLGAEGREAWMGNPGFFQSRKALELAGLVPVPIPVDEDGVDVSCGMEKAPAAALALVTPGQQAPLGTTLSLKRRIELLAWAARTGAWIIEDDYLGELQLNRRAAPALASLDRSGRVIHIGSFSKTISPALRLGFIVSPVALVTRFAEATLCFGSAPGPAVQQATAHFMREGHYMRHLRRMKRIYCARSEVLQAEWIRKGYRVHIGGRAAVVRLPDGVSDVGVARNAVAKGLAPSPLLPWFSPGTAAESGLLLGVATATERQLPAACRRLHQLIGPCDGNVEPR, from the coding sequence TTGCTCACCGGTCCGGCGATCTTCCAGATGGGCATACCCGGCCGCGATGGTTTTCCGACGAGCCTGCTTGCCCGCCTGCGTGCGCAGGCTGCCCGCGCCAAGGTCGCTGCGCGCGCGGTCTATCCCGATCCGCGCGGTGAAATCGAACTGCGGCGTGAGATCGCCGCGCATCTTGCGCTGGCCCGCGGCGTCGAATGCCGCCCATCGCAGATCTTCATCACGGCGGACTTCGCCGGTGCTCTCGGCACGACCCTGAGGGTGTTGGGCGCGGAAGGGCGCGAGGCCTGGATGGGAAATCCCGGCTTCTTCCAGAGCCGCAAGGCGCTCGAGCTCGCCGGGCTCGTTCCCGTCCCCATCCCGGTGGACGAGGATGGCGTCGACGTCTCCTGCGGCATGGAGAAGGCGCCCGCCGCCGCGCTGGCCCTGGTAACGCCGGGCCAGCAGGCGCCGCTCGGCACGACGCTGTCGCTCAAGAGGCGGATCGAATTGCTCGCATGGGCTGCCCGCACGGGAGCATGGATCATCGAGGACGATTATCTCGGCGAACTCCAGCTCAATCGGCGCGCCGCCCCGGCGCTCGCGTCGTTGGACCGCAGCGGCCGCGTCATCCATATCGGGTCGTTCAGCAAGACCATCAGCCCGGCGCTCAGGCTCGGCTTCATCGTCTCCCCCGTCGCGCTGGTAACGCGATTCGCCGAGGCGACCCTGTGCTTCGGATCGGCACCGGGCCCTGCCGTGCAACAGGCGACCGCCCATTTCATGCGCGAGGGCCACTACATGAGGCATTTGCGCCGGATGAAGCGCATCTACTGCGCGAGGAGCGAAGTGCTGCAGGCCGAATGGATACGGAAAGGATATCGCGTCCACATCGGCGGCCGGGCCGCCGTGGTGCGCCTGCCCGACGGGGTGTCAGACGTCGGCGTCGCCCGGAACGCCGTTGCCAAAGGTCTGGCTCCATCTCCGCTCTTGCCATGGTTCAGCCCGGGCACGGCTGCCGAGTCGGGCCTCTTGCTTGGAGTCGCGACGGCGACCGAGCGACAGCTTCCCGCAGCTTGCCGGCGTCTTCATCAGTTGATCGGGCCGTGCGACGGAAACGTCGAGCCGCGCTGA
- the hutU gene encoding urocanate hydratase — MNASTRIDTTRTIRAPRGSELSCKSWLSEAPFRMLQNNLDPEVAENPAELVVYGGIGRAARNWECFDAILKSLRELNDDETLLVQSGKPVGVFRTHADAPRVLIANSNLVPHWATWEHFNELDRKGLMMYGQMTAGSWIYIGSQGIVQGTYETFVEMGRQHYGGSLKGKWILTAGLGGMGGAQPLAASLAGACSLNVECQQSRIDFRLKTRYVDEQATDLDDALARIAKYTASGEAKSIALLGNAADVLPELVRRGVHPDAVTDQTSAHDPVNGYLPQDWTVEQWFERRKADPVGTARAAKLSIKTHVDAMLAFHAQGIPTFDYGNNIRQMAKDVGCDNAFAFPGFVPAFVRPLFCRGIGPFRWVALSGDPEDIYKTDAKVKELIPDDKHLHRWLDMARERISFQGLPARICWVGLGLRDKLGLAFNEMVRNGELKAPVVIGRDHLDSGSVASPNRETEAMKDGSDAVSDWPLLNALLNTAGGATWVSFHHGGGVGMGYSQHSGVVIVCDGTAAADKRIARVLWNDPGTGVMRHADAGYDIAVQCASEQGLKLPMV; from the coding sequence ATGAACGCATCCACCCGCATCGACACCACCCGCACCATCCGCGCGCCACGCGGCAGCGAGCTTTCCTGCAAGAGCTGGCTTAGCGAGGCGCCGTTCCGCATGCTGCAGAACAACCTCGATCCGGAAGTGGCGGAGAACCCTGCGGAGCTGGTGGTGTACGGCGGCATCGGTCGCGCCGCGCGCAACTGGGAGTGCTTCGACGCGATCCTGAAATCGCTGCGTGAGCTGAACGACGACGAGACGCTGCTGGTGCAATCCGGCAAGCCGGTCGGCGTGTTCCGCACGCATGCCGACGCGCCGCGCGTGCTGATCGCGAATTCCAACCTGGTGCCGCACTGGGCCACCTGGGAGCACTTCAACGAACTCGATCGCAAGGGTCTGATGATGTATGGCCAGATGACGGCCGGCAGCTGGATCTACATCGGCTCGCAGGGCATCGTGCAGGGCACCTACGAGACGTTCGTGGAGATGGGCCGCCAGCACTACGGCGGCTCGCTCAAGGGCAAGTGGATCCTCACCGCGGGCCTGGGCGGCATGGGTGGCGCCCAGCCGCTGGCCGCCTCGCTCGCCGGTGCGTGCAGCCTCAACGTCGAATGTCAGCAGAGCCGCATCGACTTCCGCCTGAAGACGCGCTACGTCGACGAGCAGGCCACGGATCTTGACGACGCGCTGGCGCGCATCGCGAAATACACCGCATCCGGCGAGGCGAAATCCATCGCACTGCTCGGCAACGCCGCCGACGTGCTGCCGGAACTCGTGCGGCGCGGCGTGCACCCCGACGCCGTCACCGACCAGACCAGCGCGCACGACCCGGTCAACGGCTACCTGCCGCAGGACTGGACGGTGGAGCAGTGGTTCGAGCGCCGCAAGGCCGACCCGGTCGGCACCGCGCGCGCCGCCAAGCTGTCGATTAAGACCCACGTGGACGCGATGCTCGCGTTCCACGCGCAGGGCATCCCCACCTTCGACTACGGCAACAACATCCGCCAGATGGCGAAGGACGTCGGCTGCGACAACGCGTTCGCGTTCCCCGGCTTCGTGCCCGCCTTCGTGCGCCCGCTGTTCTGCCGCGGCATCGGCCCGTTCCGCTGGGTCGCGCTCTCCGGCGACCCGGAAGACATCTACAAGACCGACGCCAAGGTCAAGGAACTGATCCCCGACGACAAGCACCTGCACCGCTGGCTCGACATGGCCAGGGAACGCATCAGCTTCCAGGGCCTGCCGGCGCGTATCTGCTGGGTGGGCCTTGGCCTGCGCGACAAGCTCGGCCTTGCGTTCAACGAGATGGTGCGCAACGGCGAGCTGAAGGCGCCGGTGGTGATCGGGCGCGATCATCTGGATTCCGGCTCCGTCGCGTCACCGAATCGCGAGACCGAGGCGATGAAGGACGGCAGCGATGCGGTGTCCGACTGGCCGCTGCTCAATGCACTGCTCAATACCGCCGGCGGCGCTACTTGGGTCAGCTTCCATCACGGCGGCGGCGTCGGCATGGGCTACAGCCAGCACTCCGGCGTGGTGATCGTGTGCGACGGCACGGCGGCAGCGGACAAGCGAATCGCCCGCGTGCTGTGGAATGATCCGGGCACCGGGGTGATGCGGCATGCGGATGCGGGGTATGACATCGCAGTGCAGTGTGCGAGCGAGCAGGGGTTGAAGTTGCCGATGGTGTAA
- a CDS encoding IS1182 family transposase, with amino-acid sequence MNTAVRDRLTQFHRHFQHELVPLVEADVGQRLTPAMEGLLRIWEQVEIERFVPSTRGRVGRPRQERMALARAFVAKAVLGLTQTSDLVDRLNADALLRRLCGFDPRRRKPLNASLFSRAFAAFAEQGLAARVHEWLIRRTLGGALIGHVSRDATAIEARERPRKTAAAPSPPPRKRGRPRKDEVRPAKEPTRIERQHAGMSLPAMLADLPAACDVGAKRNSQGFATTWIGYKLHLDVADGMIPISAVLTSASVHDSQVAIPLATITMQRVTHLYDLMDAAYDSTLIREHSRGLGHVPLIDHNPGRGEKIPFAPHQAQRFKERSTVERVNARLKDDFGARRINVRGSVKVMAHLMFAVLALTADQLLRWVT; translated from the coding sequence ATAAATACTGCCGTACGTGATCGCCTGACGCAATTCCATCGTCACTTCCAGCACGAGTTGGTGCCCTTGGTCGAGGCGGATGTCGGACAGCGGCTGACGCCGGCGATGGAGGGCCTGCTGCGCATCTGGGAGCAGGTTGAAATCGAGCGGTTCGTGCCATCGACGCGCGGGCGGGTGGGCCGGCCACGGCAGGAACGCATGGCGTTGGCACGGGCCTTCGTGGCCAAGGCGGTGCTGGGCCTGACCCAGACCTCGGACCTGGTGGATCGCCTCAACGCCGATGCGCTGCTGCGTCGCTTGTGCGGATTCGATCCGCGTCGGCGCAAGCCGCTGAATGCCTCCTTGTTCTCGCGCGCGTTCGCGGCGTTTGCGGAGCAAGGCCTGGCGGCACGGGTGCATGAATGGCTGATCCGCCGCACGCTGGGCGGCGCCCTGATCGGGCACGTGTCGCGCGATGCCACCGCCATCGAAGCACGCGAGCGCCCGCGCAAGACCGCAGCCGCGCCGTCGCCACCGCCGCGCAAGCGCGGTCGGCCACGCAAGGATGAAGTGCGTCCGGCCAAGGAGCCCACCCGCATCGAACGCCAGCATGCCGGCATGAGCCTGCCAGCTATGCTCGCCGACCTGCCTGCGGCATGCGACGTGGGTGCCAAGCGCAACAGCCAGGGCTTCGCGACCACCTGGATCGGCTACAAGCTGCATCTGGACGTGGCCGACGGCATGATTCCGATCAGCGCGGTACTTACCTCCGCCAGCGTGCACGACTCGCAAGTGGCGATCCCGCTGGCCACGATCACGATGCAGCGCGTGACCCACTTGTACGACCTGATGGACGCGGCGTATGACAGTACGCTCATCCGGGAGCACAGCCGCGGGCTGGGCCATGTGCCGTTGATCGATCACAACCCGGGCCGAGGCGAGAAGATCCCGTTCGCTCCCCACCAGGCGCAGCGATTCAAGGAACGCAGCACCGTCGAGCGCGTCAACGCGCGCCTGAAAGACGATTTCGGCGCCCGCCGCATCAACGTGCGTGGTTCGGTCAAGGTGATGGCGCACCTGATGTTTGCCGTACTGGCCCTGACCGCAGACCAACTCTTGCGATGGGTCACGTAG
- a CDS encoding helix-turn-helix domain-containing protein translates to MAAPYEHFASRLRKALDQAGFVSGRGRTSTLASRYAVSRETARKWLTGLALPELPRIIELAKDFDVNLEWLATGRGPAAPGVSEAGALYRRLSDNESHLLNAFRKLPESKRQLLVKFLS, encoded by the coding sequence ATGGCAGCACCCTACGAGCACTTCGCCAGCCGCCTGCGCAAAGCATTGGACCAGGCCGGCTTCGTTTCAGGGCGCGGAAGGACAAGCACCCTGGCCAGCCGCTACGCGGTATCGCGGGAAACCGCCCGCAAGTGGCTCACCGGCCTCGCCCTGCCCGAGCTGCCGCGCATCATCGAACTGGCCAAGGATTTCGACGTCAACCTGGAATGGCTTGCCACCGGGCGAGGCCCCGCCGCGCCCGGGGTGAGCGAAGCCGGCGCCCTCTATCGTCGCCTGAGCGACAACGAGAGCCACCTGCTGAATGCGTTCCGCAAGCTTCCCGAATCGAAGCGGCAGTTGCTGGTGAAGTTCCTTTCCTAA
- a CDS encoding GFA family protein, whose protein sequence is MPYPSALPATGSCRCGRVRLRVTKSAMLSMACHCHGCQKMTGSAFSLSLALPADGVEVIAGELVRGGLQEEHSHLYCAFCKSWVMTRPAGLDWLINLRPSVLDPHADFAPFIETCTDTRLA, encoded by the coding sequence ATGCCCTATCCATCCGCGCTTCCCGCCACCGGCAGCTGCCGCTGCGGCCGCGTGCGGCTGCGCGTCACCAAGTCGGCCATGCTCAGCATGGCGTGCCACTGCCACGGCTGCCAGAAGATGACCGGCAGCGCGTTCTCGCTGTCGCTGGCCCTGCCCGCCGACGGCGTGGAGGTGATCGCCGGCGAGCTGGTCCGCGGCGGCCTGCAGGAGGAACACAGCCACCTGTACTGCGCGTTCTGCAAGTCGTGGGTGATGACCCGCCCGGCCGGGCTCGACTGGCTGATCAACCTGCGCCCGTCGGTGCTCGACCCGCACGCCGACTTCGCACCGTTCATCGAAACCTGCACCGATACCCGGCTCGCCTAG
- a CDS encoding carboxymuconolactone decarboxylase family protein → MDTRLIDLVYLRVSQINGCAYCLDLHARALIKEGVAGEKLALLQAWREAGELFDVEERAAVAWAESATQVARTGVPDDDFQRAAEVLGEKELVDLTIAIGLMNAYNRLAISFRRPPEAARMAGD, encoded by the coding sequence GTGGATACGCGGCTGATCGATCTGGTCTACCTGCGGGTAAGCCAGATCAATGGCTGCGCATACTGCCTGGACCTGCATGCACGGGCCCTGATCAAGGAGGGGGTGGCCGGCGAGAAACTTGCACTGCTCCAGGCCTGGCGCGAAGCCGGCGAGCTGTTCGACGTGGAAGAAAGAGCAGCCGTCGCCTGGGCCGAGTCGGCAACGCAAGTGGCGCGAACGGGTGTGCCCGACGACGACTTCCAGAGGGCGGCCGAAGTACTCGGCGAGAAGGAACTGGTCGACCTGACCATCGCCATCGGCCTGATGAATGCCTACAACCGGCTCGCGATAAGTTTTCGCAGGCCACCTGAAGCAGCCCGCATGGCGGGCGATTGA
- a CDS encoding cytochrome b/b6 domain-containing protein — protein MLGTSLRLPPIFPTNAVAFAVLRQLHGGFAMLLLLTLLAHMAAVLYHGLIRRDSVLPGMLRGRRKAARALIGYGGEPAADDSNELTPSAPAGMRKNMPTSAMPSPPPLYRRRLSRLRHQRGSTFPSHGPIN, from the coding sequence ATGCTCGGCACGTCGCTGCGGCTGCCGCCGATCTTCCCGACCAATGCCGTCGCGTTCGCCGTGCTGCGCCAGCTGCACGGCGGGTTCGCGATGCTGCTGTTGCTGACGCTCCTGGCGCACATGGCGGCGGTGCTGTACCACGGCCTGATCCGCCGCGACAGCGTGCTGCCGGGCATGCTCCGCGGCCGAAGGAAAGCGGCGCGGGCCTTGATCGGGTATGGCGGCGAGCCCGCGGCTGACGATTCGAACGAATTGACGCCGAGCGCTCCAGCCGGGATGCGGAAGAACATGCCGACTAGCGCGATGCCTTCGCCGCCTCCACTGTATAGAAGACGGCTTTCACGACTACGGCATCAGCGCGGCTCGACGTTTCCGTCGCACGGCCCGATCAACTGA
- a CDS encoding cupin domain-containing protein, giving the protein MRTKAIFATLLAIAALSLTAAASAHAPGETVAPNFSHAISNIPGKSLVAVEVLYRPGEASQPHIHAKSAFIYAYVVSGAIESQVDDGPARVYTAGQSFYEEPGAHHRISRNASKSAPAKLLAVFIVDTSDTRLTTPQD; this is encoded by the coding sequence ATGAGAACCAAGGCCATTTTCGCCACCCTGCTCGCCATCGCCGCGCTGTCGCTCACGGCCGCAGCGAGTGCACATGCGCCGGGCGAAACCGTCGCGCCGAATTTTTCGCACGCGATCTCCAATATCCCGGGCAAGTCCCTCGTCGCCGTCGAAGTGCTCTACCGCCCGGGCGAAGCGTCGCAACCGCATATCCACGCGAAGTCGGCCTTCATCTACGCCTATGTCGTATCGGGTGCGATCGAAAGCCAGGTCGACGATGGGCCCGCGCGGGTCTACACGGCGGGCCAGAGTTTCTATGAAGAGCCCGGCGCGCATCATCGGATAAGCCGCAATGCGAGCAAGTCCGCCCCTGCCAAGTTGCTCGCCGTGTTCATCGTCGACACCAGCGACACGCGCCTGACAACCCCGCAAGACTAG
- a CDS encoding transposase, translating to MARQPRLDLPGIPQHIVQRGNNRLPCFLDDTDLHRYLHLLREALLDTRCMLHAYVLMDNHVHLLVTPSEVGAISKMMQRLGRCYVGQFNARHRRTGTLWEGRYKACLVDTETYVLRCYRYIDLNPVRARLTDDAASYPWSSASSHCGLRPLAWLTPHPAYTALAPTPEARAEAYRQLLREVLSDDDLAAIRTYLKQQRALGHGGFRAMVEAKTQRLAGIRPAHRPPRSQ from the coding sequence ATGGCCAGGCAACCCCGACTCGACCTACCCGGTATTCCCCAGCACATCGTCCAGCGCGGCAACAACCGCCTGCCCTGCTTTCTGGATGACACGGACCTGCACCGTTACCTGCACCTTCTCCGCGAGGCGCTGCTCGACACCCGATGCATGCTGCATGCTTATGTACTCATGGACAACCACGTCCACCTGCTGGTGACGCCCAGCGAAGTCGGCGCCATTTCAAAGATGATGCAAAGGCTCGGACGGTGCTACGTAGGGCAGTTCAATGCACGCCACCGTCGCACCGGCACCTTATGGGAAGGTCGATACAAAGCCTGCCTGGTGGACACCGAAACCTACGTGCTGCGCTGCTACCGCTACATCGACCTCAACCCGGTGCGTGCACGCCTGACAGACGACGCAGCCAGCTATCCGTGGTCCAGCGCCTCCAGCCATTGTGGCCTGCGCCCGCTTGCGTGGCTCACGCCGCATCCCGCCTACACCGCGTTGGCGCCCACGCCCGAAGCGCGCGCCGAGGCCTACCGGCAGCTTCTGCGCGAAGTACTGTCCGACGACGATCTTGCGGCGATTCGCACCTACCTCAAGCAACAACGCGCGCTGGGCCACGGCGGCTTCCGCGCCATGGTCGAGGCCAAGACCCAACGCCTCGCCGGCATCCGCCCGGCTCATCGACCGCCACGCTCCCAATAG